A single genomic interval of Spinacia oleracea cultivar Varoflay chromosome 6, BTI_SOV_V1, whole genome shotgun sequence harbors:
- the LOC130464021 gene encoding uncharacterized protein, with translation MFLSKYTNIGSFEKLDIETPDIYVKKIVFGCEYYAKVQGQPILMRKDIIAATIINCLPNKFPYLELKEKFKDMHSDNGTPNLTKYGTWDGRWKYDSEILTTIIEAAESGFRDGKIVGSHVGDSVTEEPMGISVNNDLEENDVAVENENVGVEAEYPNPAAHEPTIEISSDLDAELESEQEMASEPNQDEDMGEDANPEEDPDEDPEEEFDNLEI, from the coding sequence atgtttctttccaagtatactaacataggatccttcgagaaacttgatatagaaacccctgatatttacgtgaagaaaattgtgtttggatgtgaatattatgctaaagttcaagggcaacctatcttaatgagaaaggatatcatagcagccacaatcattaattgcttacctaacaaatttccatacctagaactcaaggaaaagtttaaagacatgcattctgataatgggactccaaacttgactaagtatggaacttgggatggtagatggaaatatgattcagaaattctgaccaccattattgaagcggcagaaagtgggtttagagacggtaaaatcgtagggagtcatgttggggattcagttacagaagaacctatgggaattagtgtaaataatgacctagaggaaaatgatgtagctgtggagaatgagaatgtaggtgttgaggcagagtatcctaacccagcggctcatgagccaaccattgagatctctagtgatttggatgcagagctcgaaagtgaacaggagatggcaagtgagcctaatcaagatgaagacatgggtgaagatgcaaaccctgaggaagaccccgatgaagaccctgaagaagagttcgataatcttgagatctaa
- the LOC110791030 gene encoding 60S ribosomal protein L21-1 has translation MPAGHGARARTRDLFARPFRRKGVIPISTYLRTFHIGEYVDIKVNGAIHKGMPHKFYHGRTGRVWNITKRAIGVEVNKQVGNRIIAKRIHARIEHIQSSRCQEELKNRIKKNDELKAAAKARGEIISTKRQPQGPKPGFLVEGQTIETVTPIPYDVTNDLKGGY, from the exons ATGCCGGCCGGTCATGGTGCTAGGGCAAGAACCAGGGATCTGTTCGCACGGCCATTCAGGCGAAAGGGTGTGATTCCAATCTCTACTTACCTTCGTACTTTCCATATCGGTGAGTACGTTGATATCAAGGTTAATGGCGCCATTCACAAGGGTATGCCCCACAAGTTCTACCATGGTCGTACTGGCCGTGTCTGGAACATCACTAAGCGTGCTATTGGTGTTGAGGTCAACAAACAG GTGGGCAACAGAATCATCGCCAAGAGGATTCACGCACGTATTGAGCACATCCAGAGTTCACGCTGCCAAGAGGAACTCAAAAATAGGATAAAGAAGAACGATGAGCTCAAAGCCGCTGCAAAGGCCAGAGGTGAAATTATCAGCACCAAGAGACAGCCCCAGGGTCCCAAGCCCGGGTTTTTGGTCGAGGGTCAGACCATTGAGACTGTTACCCCTATTCCCTATGATGTTACCAACGACCTCAAGGGCGGTTACTAA
- the LOC110791015 gene encoding uncharacterized protein, whose product MKKRGRATTKKTSAADFLTPPQEAKTVNTRKKSTVSSPKSFEFTLNSPSSNAANRRKSPMKSSPLRKTEVSSSITELKEALSSHIDSIKRQVERSHSDILKEVDSSNSRLHKRLKIQAQACQNLMDETDKEVKKMSERVAESCEAMKASYSEFMVDAQTTAARVCKTTIPEKVQSLEKAIDSLRNRYGIFSPA is encoded by the exons ATGAAGAAGAGAGGAAGAGCAACGACGAAGAAGACATCGGCAGCTGATTTCCTAACACCGCCACAAGAAGCAAAGACAGTGAACACTCGCAAGAAGTCTACCGTGTCATCGCCGAAATCCTTCGAATTCACGCTCAATTCTCCGTCCTCAAATGCTGCAAATCGCCGGAAATCACCGATGAAATCTTCGCCGCTGCGCAAAACGGAGGTGTCGTCTTCAATAACTGAGCTGAAAGAAGCCTTGTCGTCTCATATTGACTCGATTAAGCGGCAGGTTGAGCGCTCTCACTCTGACATTCTCAAGGAGGTCGATTCTTCTAATTCTCGCCTACACAAGCGCTTGAAG ATTCAGGCTCAAGCATGTCAGAACCTAATGGATGAGACAGACAAGGAAGTCAAGAAGATGTCTGAAAGGGTAGCTGAAAGCTGTGAAGCAATGAAG GCTTCATATTCCGAGTTCATGGTGGATGCACAAACCACTGCTGCTCGTG TGTGTAAGACAACCATCCCAGAGAAAGTGCAGTCTCTTGAGAAAGCTATTGATTCTCTTCGCAACCGATATGGGATCTTTTCACCAGCTTAA
- the LOC110791006 gene encoding uncharacterized protein codes for MSTDNSNGGGATARSFTVQLLAGRFFVVFSTLMILGFIGAAYIFGLYSGEIKTTLGYDQTTLNLLSFFKDLGTYVSVHAGLLMEVAPPWVVLSLGGVVNFFGYFMIWLAVTKRISQPPVWLMCLYITIGANSLGFANSGALVPCVQNFPENRGVVIGILKSYLGIGGAIMTQFYHALYGDDSSSSGVILIIAWLPAAVSLLFAFSVRVLDITKRQIKRDKKFFNDVLCMSLGLAGFIMIMIIVQRQVAFSKAGYSGTFAVIICLLVLPIFLVFREEIHIWKTKLFNSSNSTLSELKIVPQNDISPVKHQPLVVGANTPSDEHTSENIDPPCFQHVFNPPAKGENHSILQATFSIDMQILFLATICGIGGNLTTIDNLGQIGTSLGYPKKSISAFVSLVSIWQFLGRVLGGLISERLLDKYKWPRPACLTIVLLISCIPHLLIAFNVPYGLYVASVIMGFCFGAEWTYLFTIISELFGLKHYGTLYNYGSLAAPLGSFIFNVRIAGRLYDREGLRQLKASGIIRKHGEELHCYGVKCYQLAYLIITAATFVTALVSLILVVRTRKFYKGDIYKRYEKKDSSSTNVTLRGYSGKEEEMD; via the coding sequence ATGTCCACTGATAATTCCAATGGTGGTGGCGCGACTGCTAGGAGCTTCACAGTACAGCTCCTAGCAGGGCGCTTCTTCGTTGTTTTTTCTACCCTCATGATCCTCGGCTTTATTGGTGCTGCCTACATATTTGGTTTATactcgggtgaaataaaaacaACACTTGGGTATGACCAAACCACCCTTAATCTCCTTAGTTTCTTCAAAGACCTTGGAACTTATGTCAGTGTCCATGCCGGTCTTCTAATGGAGGTGGCCCCACCATGGGTGGTCCTCTCACTTGGAGGTGTGGTTAACTTTTTCGGCTACTTCATGATCTGGCTTGCAGTCACCAAAAGAATCTCCCAACCCCCAGTTTGGCTAATGTGTCTCTACATCACCATTGGTGCTAACTCATTAGGGTTCGCCAACTCTGGTGCGCTCGTCCCCTGTGTTCAAAACTTCCCCGAGAATCGAGGGGTTGTGATTGGGATATTAAAGTCATATCTTGGTATAGGTGGGGCTATAATGACTCAATTCTACCATGCCTTGTACGGTGATGACAGCAGTTCTAGTGGTGTAATCTTGATCATTGCTTGGTTACCAGCAGCTGTTTCGTTGCTCTTTGCATTCAGTGTCAGAGTCCTCGATATAACAAAAAGACAAATCAAAAGAGATAAGAAGTTCTTTAACGATGTCCTTTGCATGTCTCTTGGTCTAGCAGGGTTCATCATGATAATGATCATAGTACAAAGACAGGTTGCGTTCAGCAAAGCTGGTTATAGTGGAACTTTTGCTGTCATTATCTGCCTCCTAGTATTACCTATCTTTCTAGTCTTCAGAGAAGAGATTCATATTTGGAAAACCAAGCTTTTTAATTCTTCCAATAGTACCCTCTCCGAACTAAAAATCGTGCCTCAGAACGACATATCTCCGGTAAAACATCAACCTCTAGTAGTAGGAGCTAATACCCCTTCTGATGAACACACTTCTGAAAATATAGACCCACCTTGTTTCCAACATGTGTTCAATCCTCCAGCAAAGGGGGAAAACCACTCCATCCTACAAGCCACCTTCAGCATCGACATGCAAATCCTGTTCCTCGCTACAATTTGTGGCATTGGAGGAAATCTAACCACAATAGACAACTTAGGTCAAATTGGTACATCATTAGGCTACCCCAAAAAAAGCATTAGTGCATTCGTGTCATTAGTCTCTATATGGCAGTTTCTCGGCCGTGTATTAGGAGGACTAATCTCAGAACGGTTGTTAGACAAATACAAATGGCCTAGACCTGCTTGCCTTACAATAGTCCTCCTCATATCATGCATCCCTCACCTTCTCATAGCCTTCAATGTCCCGTACGGCCTATACGTAGCCTCGGTTATCATGGGGTTCTGTTTCGGTGCTGAGTGGACATACCTCTTTACTATCATATCCGAACTTTTTGGTCTCAAGCATTATGGTACGTTGTACAACTATGGGTCATTAGCCGCTCCTTTAGGGTCCTTCATATTCAATGTCCGAATTGCCGGACGTTTGTATGACAGGGAGGGGTTAAGACAACTTAAGGCATCGGGGATTATAAGGAAGCATGGTGAGGAGTTGCATTGTTATGGAGTTAAGTGCTACCAGTTGGCTTACTTGATTATCACGGCGGCTACGTTTGTTACTGCGCTTGTGTCTTTGATTCTTGTGGTTAGAACCAGGAAGTTTTATAAGGGGGATATTTATAAGAGGTATGAGAAGAAGGATTCTTCCTCAACTAATGTGAC